A window of Malania oleifera isolate guangnan ecotype guangnan chromosome 2, ASM2987363v1, whole genome shotgun sequence genomic DNA:
TTAAGAAACACGTAAATGTGCATGTTAGaactgactttccaaaagtcaatTCTGacgttggtttttttttttcacctcgAGAAGGGAGTGTGGGGGAGCAAGGTAGGGccacatttcattttttttccttttcccatATCAAAATCACTTCTAGAAAGTCAAGTTCAATTCTGTAATTATGCTCTCatctaaaaaagaaaataaaaaaatctaaactaacgaaacaaaaatcaaaaggatGAACTAATGATGCAAGGAAGTGAGACCTAACCTATCCATACAAAACATACTTTTCAGAGAACATGGTAAAAAATGTTGTTTTTTGTAAAtgacattatttcccatttctcattCTTTAGTGAGAAAATCAGTCgtactattgtcttccctatattgatggatcatcATGAAGTTCACTCCCTCTAGTTTCGTCACGAGGTCCTCCCAAAGATCTCAAAGATACCataaggtacatctacctttccgaaaccaatcaacaacaattcatGAGTCACTTTCAGTAATCACATTAAAAATAACGAAGTCGTTTGCATAAACGAATTCTTTATaaaattgcttttaattccgcactattgttCATGCCATTGTCAAAATAGTTTGAAAAAGTCGCTTTCACCATGTTATGACAGTCTCGAATAATTCTTCCACCTCCTGATGAACTTGAATTACCCTTACAACTTctatcacaattaagttttatccatcTTATTAGGGGTTTAACCTACGAGATAATTTTTTTAGACCTAACGCAAACTCTCTAATGTTGAATTTgaaactttttcaaaatcgtaatgtcttatatcttcaatttttgaaaaaaattaaaactctAAGCTAAAGAACTAACCCATATGGAACACTTTGCTCTCATCTCTCCTATATAattgtgttttttctttttctttaatatttccTTAAAAAACTCAAAGGGGTGGGGATAGATGCCAAACTGCACAGGAATAGAGGCTTGCAGACGCGAAAATGGAATAAGAGAGGCTGTGAGACAAAGCAAAGCCAGCAAATAAGCTTGATTTGCAAGTTTTGAGTCTTACAAATTAAAATAGAATTCCATACATTAATTACTCTCACAGGATTTACTTCTGCCGAGATGTCAGTTAAGAATTCAGTGGGCACACATTAGGCACTGTCCTCCCCCCCCGGGTTCCTTTTGCATCACAGATAAAGCATTCTCCCCATATTAAATTTCTCAGGATTGTCCTCTTGCTCCTTGTTGCTTGTAAGCCACCGCATTGTCTCTTGATCCCAATTGAGAACCATTCTGCCTCTGCACTAATTGACTTTAAACTTGCAGAACCACCAAAGACGCCTCTTTGTGCATGTCCTCTTGCCCATCTCAGAATATGGCCTTCTTATGCTCTCTGGGCATCCCATTTGTCTTTCTCACCTCTCCAACTCTGTCGCGTCGTTGAATCTTTTTCTAGTTCACAAGTTCCAAAAAGGAATCTCAATTTTTGAGGTGGGCTTCTGAGTTTTTTCTGTTTTTGGCGATGGAAGCATGCTGTGATCTTGAAGTAGATGTCAATGGGGAAGAGACTTTCGTTGTGGACAAGGTAATCCTCTTCCTCTGCTCTCTAACATCCCACTTCCGCTAAGAAAGTTATTTTCCCTTATAATTTCTAGACAAAATGTTACCTTTTCACAactttttttggtttggtttcgTTTCTTCTTCAAATGCTTTGGTTAATGCAATCTGTTATCCAATAACCCATTACTCTCTGTTTGGCTGCAGAGAAACACTGTAAGCTCTTAAATTTCATCCACACTAGTCCTAATACAACTATATTTCAGTCAGTAAGGCTTCTTTTCTGAAAGCAGAAAAACGCAACCTCCAACGTTTCCACCTTTTCCCCTCTTTTCTCAGCAAACAAACGGGTTAATATGGACTCTAAATTCTGCTCTCAAGTATTCCTACTTGGAATCTTTCTATGGAATTTATATGATGGCAGCGTCATAGTTCTGTACATTCTCTTGAATCTTTTTCTAATCATCTTCTAGCTTATCTTGTTCCAGTGTACCGGTGTCTAAATTCCGTTGCCTTTATTACTACTTGCGCCTTGGCCACTTGTTTTCACCACTTCCACAGACTGATGACTAATGGGTGTTGCCATCTCTCTCTCATTTGCTGCTGCTTCTCATTTATTGTTGCTTCTCATTTATTGCTGTTGATATAGGGCCCTAAATGCTTGCACCTTTATTTGTTTCTTTCAGTCCTTTTGGAGGGGCTAGAGGGCTACTACTGAGTATTTATTACTGTTTCTCTCTCCATCTTTGATTGGGTTGCCAGAAGGCATGATTTCCAGACTTTTCTCACCGAATTTATTTTCTTTAACGACTTCTCACCATTCTTCTACAGAAACTGGTGTGTGTTCCACCTTGAAGTCACATTCTTTTGCTCTGCAAAATTTAGTGAATTAAATGCGCCTCTGTGCTTTTTCTGATTGAGTTCTGTCCGTATTTGATTTACTTCTCTGTTAATGCATCCCGAATTACTTTGTTATCCAGTTATCTTTGTGATGATAAATTTTTATTCCTTCTCTTTTTAGTTTCTTCAAGTTTAAGTTTTGTAGATTTTAGATTTGGGTGTTATTTCTCTAGAAAATTTTCTCCTGTGGGCTTTTGTTTGTCACTTGACTCTTTCTTCTGTGGTATTTGCAGACAATTGTTTCATCATTTTCAGGCAGATTGAGCCGCTTATTCAGTAAATCGACCTGTACTAGAAATTTCAAAGTGATATTCCATGACTTCCCGGGAGGGCCGGAGGGATTTGAGCGAATGACAAGATTCTGCTACAACAATGGCAGAACTGTGATAGCTCCCTCTAACACTGCGTTACTTTATTGTGTGGCAAAATACATGGAAATGAACGATTCTGTCTCTGGAGCTCGTAACTTGCTTGAACAAACTGAGAAATCACTGGAAGACATTGGCTACTGGACGTGGTCTGAGCTCTTGGTAGCTTTGAAGCAATGCCAAGGTTTAGTTTCAGTTGCGAATTCTTCGCTTATACTTCAGAAAATGCTGGCTTCCCTAGTTGGAAGGCTGGCAGTAACCAGCGAAGCAAGTCCGTGTCCATCTACTTCTTCCCCTGATAGCCCTCTGTTTCGGTTTTCCTGCGACTCTAAAAGCACAGAGAGCTTGAAAACCAGCTCCACGCGGCCATCATGGTGGTTTGAAGACTTGCTAGCTCTAAATCCTAGTACAGTTGAAATGTTAGTAAAAGCAATGATCTTCCGAAAATTAGATCATGCCACGATAAGTAGATTCCTGTTTTATTACCAGAAGTCCAAATTCATAACTGCCTCATTGTGTGAGAAGCGCAGGATCATCGAAAAGGTCATAGATATGCTCTATTCTCTCGATAGGAGCTCTGTTTCTTGCAAGAATTTATTTGAGATTCTTCGAGTTGCTTTGGGCTCGAAAATAGACAAACGCTGTAGACACAGGTTGGAGACTATGATCGGTATGCAGATGGATCAAGCAACACTAGATAATCTGCTTCTTCCATCTTCCAATGGCATGGCCTACCTGTATGATGTAAATCTTGTTCTAAGGTTTTTGAGAGCATTTCTGTCCAAAGATATCCGCCAAGCATCTCCAGTTCGATTGAAGAAAGTTGCTAGCCTGATTGATCTGTACATAGCTGAAGTTGCACCGGATCCTAATTTGAAACCTTCAAAGTTCTTGGCACTGGCCATGGCCCTGCCAGATTCCGCCAGAGACTCTTACAATGGAATCTACCATGCCATTGACATGTACCTGGAGGTAGCAGACTGTTCCCACAAAATTTGTTTAATTACACGGCTGTTCCTTCCTTTTTGTTGGTATATATGGTCTTGATTGTTAGGAGAAATTCATCTTACCGgtttatactttttcttttttaaaataaataaataaatgtgatGGTCTTTTAGGCCCTTGGGCACCTTTGGGCTGATGCTCTTGCTCTAGCCTTCTCCACTTAAATACCAGTCTTATCTCAATTGAAAACTCCTCTTTAgaaaaatgtaaagttaagtTGATCGGACCGTTAGCAAAGGATTTAAACCCATTTTTGGATCTTGCTTTAGTTTTGCCGGATATATTTGGATTGAACCTGGTTGGTTAAAGGTGCATGCAGGATTATCTAAAGAAGAAGTGATAAAAATCTGTTGTGCACTGAACTACGAGAAGCTCTCATCAGAAGCTTGCACACACCTTGCTCAGAAtacaaaatttccatcaaaaagTGCGGTTCGAGCTCTTATAACTCAGCAGTGCAAGCTTAAAAGATTACTTCTGGATACCAACTGTCCAAAACCCTATGCAGATTCTTACTGTAATTTCACTGAAACTGGAAGCAAGGGGAAGAAAGATGAAGCCATGGAACAAATTGTGCTCTACTCGGGGAAACTTGATCATTCTTCTGATCATGAGAGGCTTAGAACCCATTTGCAGGGGATGCAGTGGAGGGTGATGGAATTGGAGAAAGTTTGCAGGCAAATGCAAACCCAAATGAAAAAGATCATGAAATCAAGATCAACCCCCCACAGTTCTGCTAGATCTCTACCCAAGCTCTGTTCATGATAGAA
This region includes:
- the LOC131148756 gene encoding BTB/POZ domain-containing protein At3g22104 isoform X1, with protein sequence MEACCDLEVDVNGEETFVVDKTIVSSFSGRLSRLFSKSTCTRNFKVIFHDFPGGPEGFERMTRFCYNNGRTVIAPSNTALLYCVAKYMEMNDSVSGARNLLEQTEKSLEDIGYWTWSELLVALKQCQGLVSVANSSLILQKMLASLVGRLAVTSEASPCPSTSSPDSPLFRFSCDSKSTESLKTSSTRPSWWFEDLLALNPSTVEMLVKAMIFRKLDHATISRFLFYYQKSKFITASLCEKRRIIEKVIDMLYSLDRSSVSCKNLFEILRVALGSKIDKRCRHRLETMIGMQMDQATLDNLLLPSSNGMAYLYDVNLVLRFLRAFLSKDIRQASPVRLKKVASLIDLYIAEVAPDPNLKPSKFLALAMALPDSARDSYNGIYHAIDMYLEVHAGLSKEEVIKICCALNYEKLSSEACTHLAQNTKFPSKSAVRALITQQCKLKRLLLDTNCPKPYADSYCNFTETGSKGKKDEAMEQIVLYSGKLDHSSDHERLRTHLQGMQWRVMELEKVCRQMQTQMKKIMKSRSTPHSSARSLPKLCS
- the LOC131148756 gene encoding BTB/POZ domain-containing protein At3g22104 isoform X2, with protein sequence MEACCDLEVDVNGEETFVVDKTIVSSFSGRLSRLFSKSTCTRNFKVIFHDFPGGPEGFERMTRFCYNNGRTVIAPSNTALLYCVAKYMEMNDSVSGARNLLEQTEKSLEDIGYWTWSELLVALKQCQGLVSVANSSLILQKMLASLVGRLAVTSEASPCPSTSSPDSPLFRFSCDSKSTESLKTSSTRPSWWFEDLLALNPSTVEMLVKAMIFRKLDHATISRFLFYYQKSKFITASLCEKRRIIEKVIDMLYSLDRSSVSCKNLFEILRVALGSKIDKRCRHRLETMIGMQMDQATLDNLLLPSSNGMAYLYDVNLVLRFLRAFLSKDIRQASPVRLKKVASLIDLYIAEVAPDPNLKPSKFLALAMALPDSARDSYNGIYHAIDMYLEDYLKKK